In the genome of Armatimonadota bacterium, one region contains:
- a CDS encoding DMT family transporter: MSREAPGSRVGLLTGVALCSFAANSLLCRSALRGGTIDPATFTVVRLVAGSVLLTVFAGRATWKHGDWASAAFLGIYAAAFSFAYLGLSAGTGALLLFGAVQATMLGVGMVRSERPVPREWAGLAVGLGGLVWLLFPGLTAPPLGPAFLMVLAGVAWGVYTLRGRRSTDAVATTAGNFVRAALLSLPLLAVPGASLHGTASGLSLAATSGAVTSGLGYVAWYAALRRLSGPRAAIVQLSVPVLAGLAGVLFLQESMTVRLAVATVLVVGGVALALTAGGSQPGVKKQDPVGTEDPGQVGID, encoded by the coding sequence ATGAGCCGTGAGGCCCCGGGTTCCCGTGTCGGCCTGCTGACGGGCGTCGCGCTGTGCTCCTTCGCGGCGAACTCGCTCCTGTGCCGTTCGGCGCTCAGGGGCGGCACGATCGATCCGGCGACGTTCACCGTCGTCCGGCTCGTCGCCGGATCGGTCCTCCTCACCGTGTTCGCGGGCCGCGCCACGTGGAAGCACGGCGACTGGGCCTCGGCGGCCTTCCTGGGGATCTATGCCGCCGCTTTTTCCTTTGCCTACCTCGGCCTCTCTGCGGGAACCGGGGCCCTCTTGCTGTTCGGCGCCGTCCAAGCGACGATGTTGGGCGTCGGAATGGTCCGGAGCGAGCGTCCCGTGCCACGGGAGTGGGCCGGGCTCGCGGTCGGTTTGGGCGGCCTCGTTTGGCTTTTGTTTCCGGGCCTGACCGCCCCGCCTCTCGGTCCCGCGTTTCTCATGGTCCTCGCAGGCGTGGCGTGGGGTGTCTACACGTTGAGAGGCCGTCGGTCGACGGACGCCGTCGCGACCACGGCCGGAAATTTCGTCCGGGCCGCGCTCCTTTCCTTACCGTTACTCGCGGTTCCCGGCGCGTCCCTTCACGGCACGGCTTCCGGACTTTCCTTGGCCGCAACGTCAGGAGCCGTGACGTCGGGCCTTGGGTACGTCGCGTGGTACGCGGCCCTCCGCCGACTGTCGGGCCCAAGGGCGGCCATCGTTCAACTGAGCGTCCCGGTGCTGGCCGGACTCGCCGGAGTCCTCTTCCTTCAGGAGTCGATGACCGTACGTCTCGCCGTGGCGACCGTTCTTGTCGTCGGTGGCGTCGCGCTCGCTCTGACGGCCGGCGGTTCCCAGCCCGGAGTCAAGAAACAGGATCCCGTCGGAACCGAAGATCCGGGACAAGTCGGCATAGACTGA
- a CDS encoding HNH endonuclease produces the protein MPSRTMFSETTKKAALERSGGRCECKRSGCSLHYMTRCQSRLKMTTATFHHIKEHPLHGEDDLSNCEVLCPDCAHQADMEALTPPDMGAYAGF, from the coding sequence TTGCCGTCCCGCACGATGTTCTCCGAGACCACGAAGAAAGCCGCGCTCGAGCGGAGCGGTGGGCGGTGCGAGTGCAAGCGCTCCGGCTGCTCCCTCCACTACATGACCCGTTGCCAGTCCAGGCTCAAAATGACGACGGCGACGTTCCATCACATCAAAGAGCACCCGCTGCACGGAGAGGACGACCTCTCGAACTGCGAAGTGCTCTGTCCCGATTGCGCCCATCAGGCCGACATGGAGGCGCTGACGCCGCCGGACATGGGAGCGTACGCCGGGTTCTGA
- the tadA gene encoding Flp pilus assembly complex ATPase component TadA yields the protein MNGANGTATETGGKLPVFDLSEQKPDPEAIELVPGEFALKHQILPVAFEGDVLVVAIGGLQSLQAVADLGVLIERPVKAVQANPQLIRDRIEERFLEGILSQLPGDEGPSTEIDDSTDLADLQKMAGETAVVQMVNLLFAQAVRDNASDIHIEPYEREVKVRYRIDGMLHDMLRPPKRMHAAIVSRLKILGEMNIAERRLPQDGRIKLTIAGRAVDVRVSIVPTVFGERAVMRILDKGTAMLGLEELGMQPDVLEKFRRLISIPYGIILATGPTGSGKSTTLYASLQEIYDPSKNILTIEDPVEYQVPGIGQVQVRPNIGLSFASGLRSFLRQDPDVIMVGEIRDHETAEIAIHAALTGHLVFSTLHTNDAPGALTRLLDMGVEPYLAASSVIGVVAQRLVRRNCPFCAEPTSFDADALAAIGVSKGETGDFRKGKGCDKCQGTGFKGRQGVYELLMVDETIRHLTVERASAGVIKEHATGVQKMRTLLGDGRVAVLNGRSTPDEVLRVCQREGL from the coding sequence ATGAACGGGGCGAACGGTACGGCTACCGAAACCGGCGGCAAGTTGCCCGTCTTCGACCTCTCGGAACAGAAACCGGATCCGGAGGCGATCGAACTCGTCCCGGGCGAGTTCGCCCTCAAACACCAGATCTTGCCCGTCGCGTTCGAAGGCGACGTGCTCGTCGTCGCGATCGGCGGGCTCCAGTCGTTGCAGGCCGTCGCCGACCTCGGCGTCCTCATCGAACGGCCGGTCAAAGCCGTCCAGGCCAACCCGCAACTCATCCGTGACCGCATCGAAGAGCGGTTCCTCGAAGGCATCCTCTCCCAGCTTCCCGGCGACGAGGGCCCGTCGACGGAGATCGACGATTCGACGGATCTGGCCGACCTCCAAAAGATGGCCGGTGAGACGGCCGTCGTCCAGATGGTCAACCTCCTGTTCGCACAGGCCGTGCGCGACAATGCCAGCGACATCCACATCGAGCCGTACGAGCGCGAGGTCAAGGTCCGGTACCGCATCGACGGCATGCTTCACGACATGCTTCGGCCGCCGAAGCGGATGCACGCCGCGATCGTCTCCCGACTGAAGATCCTCGGCGAGATGAACATCGCCGAGCGGCGGCTGCCCCAAGACGGGCGCATCAAACTGACGATCGCCGGCCGGGCCGTCGACGTTCGCGTCTCGATCGTGCCGACGGTGTTCGGAGAACGCGCGGTCATGAGGATCCTCGACAAGGGGACGGCCATGCTCGGGCTGGAAGAGTTGGGTATGCAGCCGGACGTCCTGGAGAAGTTCCGACGGCTCATTTCGATCCCGTACGGCATCATCCTTGCGACAGGGCCCACGGGTTCGGGCAAATCCACGACGCTGTACGCGTCCCTACAGGAGATCTACGACCCGAGCAAGAACATCCTGACGATCGAGGACCCGGTCGAATACCAGGTCCCTGGGATCGGACAGGTCCAAGTCCGGCCTAACATTGGCCTCTCCTTCGCCTCGGGTCTGCGCTCCTTCTTACGGCAAGACCCGGACGTCATCATGGTCGGTGAAATCCGCGACCACGAGACGGCCGAGATCGCGATCCACGCCGCTTTGACGGGCCACCTCGTCTTCAGCACCCTGCACACGAACGACGCTCCCGGCGCACTGACACGGTTGCTCGACATGGGCGTCGAGCCGTACCTTGCTGCGAGTTCGGTCATCGGCGTCGTGGCCCAGCGGCTCGTCCGGCGCAACTGTCCGTTCTGCGCGGAGCCGACCTCCTTTGACGCGGACGCGTTGGCCGCGATCGGCGTCTCCAAGGGCGAAACCGGCGACTTCCGCAAAGGCAAGGGTTGCGACAAGTGCCAAGGGACGGGCTTTAAAGGCCGCCAAGGCGTGTACGAACTCTTGATGGTCGACGAGACCATCCGGCACCTCACCGTCGAGCGCGCATCGGCGGGCGTGATCAAGGAGCACGCGACGGGCGTCCAGAAAATGCGGACCCTCCTCGGGGACGGCCGGGTCGCCGTCCTGAACGGCCGTTCCACGCCGGACGAAGTCCTCCGTGTCTGCCAGAGGGAGGGTCTGTGA
- a CDS encoding type II secretion system F family protein codes for MTSFAYTAVEASGRRRNGIVDASDRESAVAQLLSGGLFVVDIRPEAGVKQMVQASKPGRVSRSDIAIFTRRLADLSAAGLPLDRVLQVVGEQSESKVLVDVAEQALVDVKAGLSVSQALAKHPKVFNSVYTETLRAGEASGQLPSVATRLADFLETEVARRSQITNALIYPAILSATAAFVVIFLLTFVVPRLSGVFRDLGNDLPVTTKILLGVTDFITTNWIAIVVGIVAAIVGYRMWAATEAGARARDTIVLKLPLVGKVWTKAVVARFSHVLGTLVFGGVPILEALQIAGMSAGNRVFRDTSNQVAGDVREGRSIAASMRDAGSFPPVLTHMVAIGEETGDLPKMLSRVAGSLDFEVEHGMKRLTAMVEPVIVLTMGFFVGFVVLSVILPIYQAQELVK; via the coding sequence GTGACGTCGTTCGCCTATACGGCCGTCGAGGCGTCGGGACGACGTCGCAACGGCATCGTCGACGCTTCAGACCGCGAGTCGGCCGTCGCCCAACTCTTGTCGGGCGGGCTCTTCGTCGTCGACATCCGCCCGGAAGCCGGGGTGAAACAGATGGTCCAGGCGTCGAAGCCTGGGCGCGTGTCCCGTAGCGACATCGCCATCTTCACGCGCCGGCTCGCCGACCTCTCGGCGGCCGGGCTTCCCTTGGACCGCGTCCTCCAAGTCGTGGGCGAACAGTCGGAAAGCAAAGTTCTGGTGGACGTCGCCGAACAGGCCTTGGTCGACGTCAAAGCGGGCCTCAGCGTGTCCCAAGCTCTGGCCAAACACCCCAAAGTCTTCAATAGCGTCTACACCGAAACGTTGCGTGCCGGCGAGGCGAGCGGCCAGCTACCGAGCGTCGCGACGCGTCTGGCGGACTTTCTCGAGACCGAAGTCGCGCGCCGGAGCCAGATCACGAACGCGCTGATCTATCCGGCGATCCTCAGCGCGACGGCCGCGTTCGTCGTCATCTTCCTGCTGACCTTCGTCGTGCCACGGCTGTCCGGCGTGTTCCGCGACCTGGGCAACGATTTGCCCGTGACCACGAAGATCCTCCTCGGCGTCACCGACTTCATCACGACGAACTGGATCGCGATCGTCGTCGGAATCGTCGCCGCGATCGTGGGGTACAGGATGTGGGCGGCGACGGAAGCCGGGGCGAGGGCCAGGGACACGATCGTGCTGAAGCTGCCCTTGGTCGGCAAGGTGTGGACCAAGGCCGTCGTCGCCCGGTTCTCCCATGTCCTTGGGACGCTGGTCTTCGGCGGCGTGCCGATCCTAGAAGCGCTACAGATCGCCGGGATGTCGGCGGGGAACAGGGTGTTCCGCGACACCAGCAACCAAGTGGCGGGCGACGTGCGAGAGGGCCGCTCGATCGCGGCCTCCATGCGGGACGCGGGGTCGTTCCCTCCGGTGCTGACCCATATGGTCGCGATCGGCGAAGAGACGGGCGACCTTCCCAAGATGCTGTCCCGTGTCGCGGGGAGCTTGGACTTCGAGGTCGAACACGGGATGAAGCGGCTCACAGCGATGGTCGAGCCGGTCATCGTCCTGACCATGGGGTTCTTCGTCGGATTCGTCGTGCTTTCCGTCATCCTACCGATCTATCAAGCTCAAGAACTGGTGAAATGA
- the gspG gene encoding type II secretion system major pseudopilin GspG, with product MKRRKKAFTLIELLVVILILAILAALIVPRVVNKTSDAKRSKAASDISSLHTALNNFRLDCDRFPTSEEGLAALRSQPADVPGWRGPYLDKPLPPDPWGNEYYYENTGNDNFVVMSYGADGAPGGEGDGMDVGGEDDSGGG from the coding sequence ATGAAACGGCGAAAGAAAGCGTTTACGCTCATCGAGCTGCTCGTCGTCATCTTGATCCTCGCGATCCTGGCGGCCCTGATCGTGCCGCGGGTCGTGAACAAGACGTCGGACGCGAAGCGCTCGAAGGCCGCCAGCGACATTTCGTCCCTCCACACGGCCCTGAACAATTTCAGGTTGGACTGTGACCGCTTCCCGACGTCCGAAGAAGGCCTGGCCGCCTTACGGAGCCAACCCGCCGACGTTCCCGGATGGCGCGGCCCGTATTTGGACAAACCGCTTCCTCCCGACCCCTGGGGCAACGAGTACTACTACGAGAACACGGGTAACGATAACTTTGTCGTCATGTCCTATGGTGCCGACGGTGCACCGGGTGGAGAAGGCGACGGAATGGACGTCGGCGGAGAAGACGACTCCGGCGGGGGCTAG
- a CDS encoding GspH/FimT family pseudopilin, whose translation MSVVIVVLAMMAALIVPNLVTSLRGGQVKVYRQSVFDIVRQGREEAVTRGTTVTLKGEESGVFSLTQAGEDGDATIKETREGGDVTASGFESFSTASTDAEWSTRFFPDGSSEGGAFQLDEGSSSVTVRIRRADGRMTVTSGPVSDNANDETKWEVGTW comes from the coding sequence TTGAGCGTCGTCATCGTGGTCTTGGCCATGATGGCGGCCCTGATCGTGCCGAACCTGGTCACGTCGCTGAGGGGCGGGCAGGTCAAGGTTTACCGACAGTCGGTGTTCGACATCGTGCGGCAAGGCCGGGAAGAGGCGGTCACAAGGGGGACGACCGTCACTTTGAAGGGCGAAGAGTCGGGAGTTTTCAGCCTGACTCAAGCAGGCGAGGACGGCGACGCGACGATCAAGGAGACGCGCGAGGGCGGTGACGTGACCGCATCCGGGTTCGAGTCGTTCTCGACGGCCTCGACGGACGCCGAATGGTCGACGCGCTTCTTCCCCGACGGATCGAGCGAAGGCGGAGCGTTCCAACTGGACGAAGGGTCGTCTTCGGTCACGGTCAGGATACGCAGGGCCGACGGACGGATGACGGTCACGAGCGGGCCGGTCAGCGACAACGCGAACGACGAGACGAAATGGGAGGTCGGGACGTGGTGA
- a CDS encoding type II secretion system protein: MKRSNGFSLIEVLVAVAMTGIAVAGLVGTLGYMSKSEARALEREKVQALAQDKIDEVMAVGTYDQTEGNFEDLGVSGYSWTMTLDTTQLPDVDSVTVTVTKDTDSTMSQSLGTLVYRPTTTGAAP; this comes from the coding sequence GTGAAGCGGTCGAATGGCTTCTCGCTGATCGAAGTGCTCGTCGCAGTGGCGATGACGGGGATCGCCGTCGCCGGGCTCGTCGGCACGCTCGGATACATGTCGAAGTCGGAGGCGCGGGCGCTTGAACGCGAGAAAGTGCAGGCTTTGGCCCAAGACAAGATCGACGAAGTCATGGCCGTAGGGACGTACGACCAGACGGAGGGGAACTTTGAGGACCTTGGCGTCTCCGGATACTCCTGGACGATGACTCTCGATACGACGCAACTCCCGGACGTGGATTCAGTGACCGTGACCGTCACGAAGGACACCGATTCGACGATGTCACAGTCGCTCGGCACGCTCGTCTACCGGCCGACGACGACGGGGGCGGCACCGTGA
- a CDS encoding general secretion pathway protein GspK, whose protein sequence is MRRKRGSAFVMALMVIVAVTSILALTASRERVNLKATVNRLEARRARMAAEAGVQAAMAELANLTSTSTVDRLGTWSTFGDEGLMQYVVNDVAFRVQIIDAASLVNLNRASEAQLQNMNLTTAQIDSLLDWREEGETARTEGAKDEFYQNLPQPYSAAKGRLHDIKDVLLVKDWVPSTVFSMDNTTNTGIVTVPLYELCTVESGAPNTDGSGTQRQNINTVQVQQLVQAGIGQQAAAAIIARRNGLGTFTSINQAVSAPGVDVNAAGIIMDRFWTDGSTRIEGQLNLNTASEEAIMTLPGMTQDVASSIVSRQDAGFQQLSELAQIPGVTTQLLGQTADLLSVGSDTFLIRVRATAGSTVTCVEAVVRMEGTSPTLVKISETPEKDMLSVWTWSNDSINDTVLSEVRP, encoded by the coding sequence GTGAGAAGGAAGCGCGGTAGCGCGTTCGTCATGGCGCTGATGGTGATCGTGGCCGTAACGTCCATCCTGGCCCTGACCGCATCCCGCGAACGGGTGAACCTTAAGGCGACCGTGAACAGGCTCGAAGCGCGGCGCGCCCGAATGGCGGCCGAGGCCGGTGTGCAAGCGGCCATGGCCGAACTGGCCAACCTCACATCGACGTCGACGGTCGACCGGCTCGGTACATGGTCGACCTTCGGGGACGAGGGCCTCATGCAGTACGTCGTCAACGACGTGGCCTTCCGCGTCCAGATCATCGACGCGGCGTCCTTAGTCAACTTGAACCGGGCATCGGAAGCGCAGCTGCAGAACATGAACCTGACGACGGCCCAGATCGATTCCCTCCTCGACTGGCGGGAAGAGGGGGAGACGGCCCGGACCGAAGGGGCGAAGGACGAGTTCTATCAGAACCTTCCGCAGCCCTACTCGGCGGCCAAAGGCCGGCTCCACGACATCAAAGACGTGCTCCTGGTCAAAGATTGGGTCCCTTCGACCGTGTTCTCGATGGACAACACGACGAACACGGGCATCGTGACGGTGCCGCTGTACGAACTGTGCACCGTGGAAAGCGGTGCCCCGAACACGGACGGCTCTGGGACGCAACGGCAGAACATCAACACAGTCCAGGTCCAGCAGCTTGTCCAGGCCGGCATCGGCCAGCAGGCCGCTGCCGCGATCATCGCCCGGCGCAACGGCCTTGGGACGTTCACCTCGATCAATCAGGCTGTCAGTGCTCCCGGAGTGGACGTGAACGCTGCCGGGATCATCATGGACAGGTTCTGGACGGACGGATCGACCCGGATCGAGGGCCAACTGAACCTGAACACGGCGTCCGAGGAGGCCATCATGACGTTGCCTGGCATGACCCAGGACGTCGCGTCCTCGATCGTTTCCCGCCAAGACGCAGGCTTTCAGCAATTGAGTGAACTGGCGCAGATCCCTGGCGTCACCACACAGTTGTTGGGCCAGACTGCCGACCTCCTCTCGGTCGGTTCCGACACGTTTCTGATCCGAGTCCGGGCGACGGCAGGTTCGACGGTGACCTGCGTCGAAGCCGTGGTCAGGATGGAGGGGACGTCTCCGACCCTCGTAAAGATCAGTGAGACACCAGAGAAAGACATGCTTTCCGTTTGGACATGGTCGAACGACTCGATCAACGACACCGTATTGAGCGAGGTGCGGCCATGA
- a CDS encoding PilN domain-containing protein, with the protein MRPGDGVTYPVLEYARDTVRLYTPSTGRVVSARRPHEVLAELGPNRTVVLALSRRSSFVRSTRLPDVDKGALSAILGLQVGQLFPLAPSDLAFDAAPAEDKNTEGRLATIAAVKTELLSEALAALKEAGIGTAAVLPAAWSSARIARSAGLSDCAVVGHGPEGLTIDLVQGGAVVQSRTVPAQESATAVASEVAQSLEAAQMSDVEVLCAPGVPYPGGRKWDDEPLAALSNGPFELFLELPEAKLAKAKKEEHKRKNLALLLWVAALGVGAVVYDIRSSEAETVKKADKKWAGRLKTIRSDNSLAQSRATELRSVKGVVDVAFAPKQPLSDVTTVLSNLSPPSLWLTGVSVERGKRATVRGTATNGQAVSAYLTSLGRQSRLRDIKLVFANNALIEKTPVVNFSVSMHVVGNFPLPEKAAGGAVARRS; encoded by the coding sequence ATGAGGCCCGGAGACGGCGTCACTTATCCCGTCCTCGAGTACGCGCGCGACACCGTGCGCCTTTACACGCCCTCCACGGGCCGGGTCGTTTCGGCACGAAGGCCGCACGAGGTGCTGGCCGAACTCGGGCCGAACCGGACGGTCGTCCTCGCCTTGTCGCGGCGCAGTTCGTTCGTACGGTCGACGCGGTTGCCCGACGTGGACAAGGGGGCCTTGTCCGCGATCCTGGGGCTTCAAGTCGGCCAACTGTTCCCGCTCGCGCCGTCGGACCTGGCGTTCGATGCGGCGCCCGCCGAGGACAAGAACACGGAAGGGCGACTGGCCACGATCGCGGCCGTCAAGACCGAACTGCTGTCCGAGGCCCTGGCCGCCTTGAAGGAGGCGGGGATCGGGACGGCGGCGGTCCTTCCGGCCGCTTGGTCGTCGGCCAGGATCGCCCGTTCTGCCGGACTCTCCGACTGCGCCGTTGTCGGACACGGTCCGGAGGGATTGACCATCGACCTCGTCCAAGGCGGCGCGGTCGTCCAGTCCCGTACCGTTCCCGCTCAAGAGTCCGCGACGGCGGTCGCCTCCGAGGTCGCCCAGAGCTTGGAAGCGGCCCAAATGTCGGACGTCGAGGTTTTGTGCGCTCCGGGAGTGCCCTATCCGGGCGGCCGGAAATGGGACGATGAGCCTTTGGCGGCCCTGTCCAACGGGCCGTTCGAGCTCTTCCTTGAACTGCCCGAAGCCAAATTGGCCAAGGCCAAAAAGGAAGAGCACAAGCGAAAGAACCTGGCCCTCCTCCTGTGGGTCGCGGCCCTAGGGGTCGGGGCCGTGGTGTACGACATCCGGAGCAGCGAGGCGGAGACGGTGAAGAAGGCGGACAAGAAGTGGGCCGGGCGCCTCAAGACGATCCGTTCGGACAATTCGCTCGCTCAGTCCCGCGCGACCGAACTGCGGTCGGTGAAGGGCGTGGTGGACGTCGCGTTCGCACCGAAACAGCCGCTGTCCGACGTTACGACGGTCCTCTCGAACCTTTCGCCGCCTAGCCTTTGGCTGACGGGCGTCTCGGTCGAACGTGGGAAACGGGCCACGGTGAGAGGGACGGCGACCAACGGGCAGGCCGTCTCGGCCTACTTGACGTCGCTGGGCAGGCAATCACGGTTGAGGGACATTAAGCTCGTATTCGCGAACAATGCGCTGATCGAAAAGACACCGGTCGTCAACTTCTCGGTCTCGATGCACGTCGTCGGCAATTTTCCGCTTCCCGAAAAGGCGGCAGGAGGGGCGGTTGCGCGGCGTTCGTGA
- the pilO gene encoding type 4a pilus biogenesis protein PilO translates to MRGVRDPWQTAGIAAMVLTVGLLAFHLLAPMPSAAQTTKRHRAEEIKTEAETKSLREEVARIKTEIAPNLWDVPVDELGAAVMGVVDKAVAGKALKIQGFRPQKPITVSGVTRFPYLVVLQGPFQQVVGFVRDIETTGTKLAVSGVQMSGADGATDTVTATIGIVALKTEGGNNERETN, encoded by the coding sequence TTGCGCGGCGTTCGTGACCCTTGGCAGACGGCCGGGATCGCGGCGATGGTGCTGACGGTCGGCCTCTTGGCGTTCCACCTTCTGGCTCCCATGCCGAGCGCGGCTCAGACGACCAAGCGGCATCGGGCCGAAGAGATCAAAACGGAAGCCGAGACCAAGTCCCTTCGAGAGGAAGTGGCCCGGATCAAGACCGAGATCGCCCCGAACCTGTGGGACGTTCCCGTCGACGAACTGGGCGCGGCGGTGATGGGGGTCGTCGACAAGGCCGTCGCCGGAAAGGCCTTAAAAATCCAGGGATTTCGGCCCCAGAAGCCGATAACGGTCTCAGGGGTCACGAGGTTTCCGTACCTCGTGGTCCTACAAGGCCCGTTCCAGCAGGTCGTAGGGTTTGTTAGGGATATTGAAACAACAGGAACGAAACTGGCCGTGAGCGGAGTACAAATGTCTGGGGCGGACGGAGCCACGGACACAGTTACGGCGACGATCGGGATCGTCGCGCTGAAGACCGAGGGAGGAAACAACGAACGTGAAACAAACTAA